From Armatimonadota bacterium, the proteins below share one genomic window:
- a CDS encoding type II secretion system F family protein yields the protein MPTYKYMALDMMGKNRSGRLEADNEAAALSRLQGMGVHITQVSEVKDSGKRASRSGKVKLQALVIFSRQFATMIDAGVRVVKCLDILENQTKDAVLKPVLNQVKRDVTSGLSLTEAMAKHPRVFTKLYVSMIRAAEAGGILDHVLDRLAFFLEKEQELRSKIKAAMMYPVVILIFSTLITTGLMIFVLPKFLDIFTQLGAPLPPTTKALFAISHFMSTNWWLGPVLVVGLISFIKWYGNRPSGRMRIDGLKLKIPVVGELIQKMSVSRFARTFATLVAAGVPMLRSLEIVGETSGNAVIAKSIDTARTNVREGKKISEPLKNSGLFPELVTQMIDVGEETGRLSEMLTKVADFYDAEVENAVKGLTSLIEPLMIVFMGVMVGFIAISVISPIFSLQATLAHSH from the coding sequence ATGCCGACCTACAAGTACATGGCCCTCGACATGATGGGCAAGAACCGCTCCGGGCGACTTGAAGCGGATAACGAGGCAGCGGCGCTCTCCCGCCTGCAGGGGATGGGAGTGCATATCACGCAGGTCTCCGAAGTGAAAGACAGCGGGAAGCGCGCCTCGCGATCCGGCAAGGTCAAACTGCAAGCGCTGGTCATCTTCTCCCGGCAGTTCGCCACCATGATCGACGCCGGCGTTCGCGTGGTCAAATGCCTGGATATCCTGGAGAATCAGACCAAGGATGCGGTGCTGAAACCGGTCCTGAACCAGGTAAAGCGCGACGTGACCTCCGGCCTCAGCCTGACGGAAGCGATGGCGAAGCACCCGAGGGTCTTCACCAAACTCTATGTGAGCATGATCCGCGCGGCGGAAGCCGGCGGCATCCTGGACCACGTACTGGACCGCCTCGCCTTCTTCCTGGAGAAGGAGCAGGAACTGCGCTCCAAGATCAAGGCGGCCATGATGTACCCGGTGGTTATCCTCATCTTCTCCACGCTCATCACCACCGGCCTGATGATCTTCGTGCTGCCGAAGTTTCTGGATATCTTCACCCAGTTGGGAGCGCCTCTGCCTCCCACGACAAAGGCGCTGTTCGCCATCAGCCACTTCATGAGCACCAACTGGTGGCTGGGCCCCGTCCTGGTCGTCGGCCTCATTTCGTTCATCAAGTGGTATGGCAACCGGCCCAGCGGGCGCATGCGGATTGACGGCTTGAAACTGAAGATCCCCGTGGTGGGCGAGCTGATCCAGAAGATGTCCGTCTCCCGGTTTGCCCGCACGTTCGCCACGCTGGTCGCCGCGGGCGTTCCGATGCTGAGAAGCCTGGAAATCGTCGGCGAAACGTCCGGCAATGCGGTCATCGCAAAGTCGATCGACACGGCGCGCACCAATGTTCGCGAAGGCAAGAAGATATCGGAACCGTTGAAAAACAGCGGACTGTTCCCGGAACTGGTGACACAGATGATCGACGTTGGCGAGGAAACGGGCCGACTGAGCGAGATGCTGACCAAAGTCGCAGACTTCTACGACGCGGAGGTGGAGAACGCCGTCAAGGGCCTCACGAGTCTGATCGAGCCGCTGATGATCGTCTTCATGGGTGTGATGGTCGGCTTCATCGCCATCTCCGTCATCAGCCCGATCTTCAGCCTGCAGGCAACGTTGGCGCACAGCCACTAG